From Populus trichocarpa isolate Nisqually-1 chromosome 19, P.trichocarpa_v4.1, whole genome shotgun sequence, a single genomic window includes:
- the LOC18108080 gene encoding myosin-binding protein 1: MAISGVSSVKSKKRSWSISPALTSAALEWLLMCMLFINAIFSYLITKFACQWELQTPCLLCSRLDHILGSKKLKYYWDLICGNHKLEISSLVFCHAHNNLVNVHGMCENCLFSFATTNKSNAETYRLLVGKLGEDSSFVLDQDSLLDGHSSVARQCSCCNEPWIPRGYCQKLMRAISVDSGAADLDVPLSGAIKHDCSNLKKSKQSIPIRSTRQKTSGFDHLSHVGYTELKFNSDTESEVMLSDDDGKNAVHEDISVGYVKPEPCTTSLLDDSVTEKLIDPVSSPEPSILASKVQSDAINSHTVTAIASRVPIEHDLEELNWQQADCKADSSTPPELISHDNVPPSPIASDSPQKASKEREIISLDDVPQSSNAKETPPEASDENRIISVDSVRPSTERINPDKLSQESELISLVDFLPSTNGAETPVQGLKESCVSREEEAWQTSVTGGEDLCKGESQPARRTDTASEINPSSSDNGQHFANLLDLSDAYKLAVGNRGRQLSGVLAEQRAVKDSSRLSEDLKLLLSQLSAAREQSMNDMSPRVPMSPRVPISPKLSINSDEVKTSDASSIIGMQILQKRITLERNESGLSLDGSIVSEIEGESDIDRLKRQVEHDKKLLSALYKELEEERNASTIAVNQAMAMITRIQEEKATLHMEALQSLRMMEEQAEYDMEALQKTNDLLTEKEKEVQDLEEELEFYRSKFPNEAIFETPISDRKATGTRADHSEAGCIEDSASTSKNSVEEKQVEGTNTSLADKNIITVNSSLLDFEDEKSYITQSLKKLKRKLHLFSNNGLSLELINSEYSGDKENDMRDLNSKAGAEQNGGAEESKLSMTDRRNEPVQGPLLEKSLGSTQETDLNSLVNEVSDLSQKVEALEADQNFLEHSINSIRYGEEGLQFIQEIASHLKELRKIGIQQREQITA, encoded by the exons ATGGCTATCAGCGGGGTTTCATCTGTTAAATCAAAGAAGAGGTCCTGGAGTATCAGCCCTGCATTGACATCTGCTGCTTTGGAATGGTTGCTAATGTGCATGCTCTTCATCAATGCTATATTCTCgtatttaattacaaaatttgCATGTCAATGGGAGTTGCAAACCCCGTGTTTGCTATGCTCAAGACTGGATCATATTTTGGGCTCTAAAAAGTTGAAATATTATTGGGATTTGATCTGTGGCAATCATAAGTTAGAGATCTCATCCTTAGTTTTCTGTCACGCTCACAATAATCTTGTCAATGTCCATGGAATGTGTGAAAATTGCCTTTTCTCATTTGCCACAACCAATAAGTCCAATGCTGAAACGTATAGGTTGTTGGTGGGGAAGTTGGGGGAGGATTCTAGCTTTGTTTTAGATCAGGACTCACTACTTGATGGTCATAGCTCAGTTGCTAGACAATGTTCTTGTTGCAATGAACCATGGATTCCAAGAGGATATTGCCAAAAGCTGATGCGGGCTATATCAGTTGATTCTGGGGCTGCTGATCTTGATGTCCCTTTATCAGGTGCTATTAAACATGACTGCAGCAACCTGAAGAAGAGTAAACAATCTATACCCATCAGAAGTACTCGACAGAAAACTAGTGGGTTTGATCATTTATCTCATGTAGGGTACACCGAACTTAAGTTCAACTCTGATACTGAATCTGAAGTCATGTTGTCTGATGATGATGGCAAAAATGCTGTACACGAAGATATTTCAGTTGGATACGTGAAGCCAGAACCTTGCACTACCAGTCTACTCGATGATTCTGTTACTGAGAAACTGATCGATCCAGTTTCTTCACCTGAGCCTTCAATTTTGGCTTCAAAGGTGCAATCAGATGCTATCAACTCGCATACTGTCACAGCAATAGCATCTAGAGTTCCTATTGAGCATGATTTGGAGGAGCTTAATTGGCAACAAGCTGATTGCAAGGCTGATTCCTCTACACCTCCTGAGCTCATTTCCCATGATAACGTTCCTCCATCACCAATTGCCAGTGACAGCCCTCAAAAAGcatcaaaagaaagagagattattTCTCTAGATGACGTTCCTCAATCATCAAATGCGAAAGAAACTCCACCGGAAGCATCAGATGAGAACAGGATTATTTCAGTAGACAGTGTTCGTCCATCAACAGAGAGGATAAATCCTGACAAACTTTCACAGGAGAGCGAGCTCATTTCGCTTGTTGATTTCCTTCCATCAACAAATGGAGCAGAAACTCCTGTTCAAGGATTAAAAGAGAGCT GTGTATCCAGAGAAGAGGAAGCTTGGCAGACATCTGTGACAGGCGGTGAGGATCTCTGCAAGGGAGAAAGTCAGCCAGCTAGAAGAACTGACACAGCTTCAGAAATAAACCCTAGTTCTAGTGACAATGGTCAGCACTTTGCAAACTTATTGGATCTCAGTGATGCTTATAAGCTAGCTGTTGGGAATAGGGGAAGGCAGTTGTCTGGTGTTCTTGCTGAACAAAGGGCTGTAAAGGATTCTTCAAGACTTAGCGAAGATTTGAAGCTTTTACTCTCACAACTCTCTGCTGCTAGAGAGCAGTCAATGAATGATATGAGTCCTAGAGTCCCTATGAGTCCCAGAGTACCTATTAGTCCTAAATTATCTATTAACAGTGACGAAGTAAAGACTTCTGATGCTTCTAGTATCATAGGAATGCAAATTCTTCAAAAGCGAATCACGCTAGAAAGAAATGAGTCTGGTCTATCTTTGGATGGAAGTATTGTCAGTGAAATTGAAGGTGAAAGTGACATTGATCGGTTAAAACGGCAGGTTGAGCATGATAAGAAATTGCTGAGTGCTTTGTACAAAGAACTGGAGGAAGAAAGGAACGCATCCACAATTGCTGTAAATCAAGCTATGGCCATGATTACTCGAATACAGGAAGAGAAGGCAACACTCCACATGGAAGCTCTGCAGAGCCTAAGAATGATGGAGGAGCAAGCTGAGTATGATATGGAAGCATTGCAAAAAACGAATGACCTTCTCacagaaaaggagaaagaggtCCAAGATCTAGAAGAGGAACTTGAGTTTTATAGGAGTAAGTTCCCCAACGAAGCAATCTTTGAGACACCAATTTCTGACAGAAAGGCAACAGGTACGAGAGCGGATCACTCTGAAGCTGGATGTATAGAAGATAGTGCAAGCACCAGTAAAAACTCAGTTGAAGAAAAACAAGTTGAAGGAACGAACACGTCACTTGCGGATAAGAATATCATTACTGTGAATAGTTCATTGCTTGATTTTGAAGATGAAAAGTCGTATATCACACAAAGTTTGAAGAAGTTGAAAAGGAAGCTTCATCTATTTTCTAATAATGGACTAAGCTTAGAGTTGATCAACAGTGAATATTCTGGAGACAAGGAAAATGACATGAGGGATCTGAATAGCAAAGCGGGAGCTGAACAGAATGGTGGGGCAGAAGAGAGTAAATTATCAATGACCGATAGAAGAAATGAGCCTGTTCAAGGACCCTTACTAGAGAAATCTTTAGGTTCCACTCAAGAAACTGATCTAAATTCTCTAGTAAATGAAGTTTCTGATCTAAGTCAG